CTTATGGGGTTACATGTCAATCCCTAATGGGATAATTTTTAAATAATTTTTGTGATATAATCACTTTAGCGATTATTAATAGGGAGTAAAAAATATGGATGTCGGGAAGCGAATTAAGGAATTGCGTGAATCATCAAGCTACAGCATTAATCAATTAGCCCGTTTGGCTGGCGTGGGGCAATCTACGCTTAGCTACATCGAGATGGGCGCAAAAAACCCTACAGTTGATACTCTCCTACGGATTTGCAAGGCTTTAGGAATATCCCTTGCTGAGTTTTTTAGCGAAGGACAAATTGACATCCCCCCTGATCTCCGTCAACTTCTCCACGAAGCTGAGAGTTTAACACCTGAACAGCGGAAAAAATTGATCGACTTCATCAGGAGCATCAAAAAAAGTTGAATCTCTTTCTATGTGCCGGTTCTGCTTGATCAAATACACGTTGCTTCCAGCCTACCTACGAGGGATTAAAAACTGGATCGTACGGGCTAAGCTGCAGAGAGCGTAGGCGTGGGTATCGAGGGTCCGGGTAGAAGCTGTCGCCAACATGGTCGCTGTTGTCGGGGTTTGGCCTTCACGCTCAAATTCCCTCAAATTTTTCCAGGAAAAAATCCGCGTACCTCTCAAACACCCTGAATAAGATGCTCACGACTTTCTCTCGTACCTCGTTCATCATACCACCTCCAAAAAATTACTCTTAACCTTAGTGAAAGGGGGGTTTGC
This DNA window, taken from Bacillota bacterium, encodes the following:
- a CDS encoding helix-turn-helix transcriptional regulator, whose product is MDVGKRIKELRESSSYSINQLARLAGVGQSTLSYIEMGAKNPTVDTLLRICKALGISLAEFFSEGQIDIPPDLRQLLHEAESLTPEQRKKLIDFIRSIKKS